In Carassius gibelio isolate Cgi1373 ecotype wild population from Czech Republic chromosome B17, carGib1.2-hapl.c, whole genome shotgun sequence, a single window of DNA contains:
- the tmed8 gene encoding protein TMED8, whose protein sequence is MKKLETSELQSRLSSLSVSSFPGITSNNCEANPLNRLQSTDLSQTVIQPDNQTKMDDNSNNRESAKSTEEPSSSLGKAEAGDSQESSTSHPGEKKALPPMKAASTWTSAALKELKTKLRQEKDSVVTVYRGDIMSVHVPTVPEAKRVCWEFATDGYDIGFGVYFDWSPVTSRAITVHISESSDDEDEDDELEGPVVPGDVEKGSKSVANSNLGEILPVYRQDSHLAVQSGSHEFPGEGTYQLKFDNSYSLWRNKTLYYRVYYSA, encoded by the exons ATGAAGAAACTAGAGACATCAGAGCTTCAATCTAGACTGTCATCCCTGTCTGTTTCTTCTTTCCCTGGTATAACGTCAAACAACTGTGAAGCAAACCCTTTAAACAG ACTTCAAAGCACAGACCTTTCCCAGACGGTAATCCAACCGGACAACCAAACTAAAATGGATGATAACAGCAATAACCGAGAATCTGCTAAATCCACCGAG GAGCCCAGCTCATCTCTGGGGAAGGCAGAGGCGGGTGACTCACAGGAGAGCAGTACTTCACACCCTGGAGAGAAAAAAG CTCTTCCTCCGATGAAAGCAGCATCCACATGGACCTCCGCGGCTCTGAAGGAGCTGAAGACGAAGCTGCGTCAGGAGAAGGACAGCGTGGTGACGGTGTATCGTGGAGACATAATGAGCGTCCACGTGCCCACTGTCCCTGAGGCCAAGCGTGTGTGCTGGGAGTTTGCCACAGATGGCTATGACATTGGTTTTGGGGTCTACTTCGACTGGTCACCAGTCACTAGCCGAGCCATTACTGTCCACATTAGCGAATCCAGTGAcgatgaggatgaagatgatgaactGGAAG GCCCTGTGGTTCCTGGAGATGTTGAGAAGGGCTCGAAATCAGTTGCCAACTCGAACTTGGGCGAGATCCTGCCCGTGTACCGTCAGGACAGTCATCTGGCGGTTCAGAGCGGGAGCCACGAGTTTCCAGGAGAAGGGACATACCAGCTGAAGTTCGACAACTCGTACTCGCTGTGGAGGAACAAGACTCTGTACTACAGAGTGTACTACAGTGCCTGA
- the noxred1 gene encoding NADP-dependent oxidoreductase domain-containing protein 1, protein MDLTVNLTSLGFEAGLSADERDLLSLRSRCASLTVAGCAHAVFAYKLLSLLRKKVNAENTHLCVGVVGAGLMGKQLATALLSASRLEPRHINISTRRPETLGEYLNMGVACYFDNIRLAKWADMLFLCVLPCQLAQVCTDIGCHLSSGCLVYCFTSAVPLNRLAVLLNHSSVIKPQYEFVACDDVSRIWLLHDQVTAALQDKEVICASDPLSMNGGLFLDQRWLSAVLYSLLNMCTAQKLGSGKTLRLLNGLFETNTFTYHSFVHSPSASDLNNPDDLFPWISLVGAQTRDTPLTDLVSRDKGLRDCISVMYYNIFSNLAER, encoded by the exons ATGGACTTGACAGTGAATTTAACCTCTCTCGGGTTTGAGGCTGGTCTCAGTGCAGATGAGAGAGATTTGTTATCTCTGCGCAGTCGGTGCGCGAGCTTGACTGTCGCTGGATGCGCGCATGCTGTATTTGCATATAAACTTCTCAGTTTATTAAG AAAGAAGGTGAACGCTGAGAACACACATCTGTGTGTTGGCGTAGTGGGAGCAGGACTCATGGGCAAACAGCTGGCGACGGCTTTACTGAGCGCATCCAGACTCGAACCTCGCCACATAAACATCTCAACCAGAAGACCCGAGACACTGG GAGAATATTTAAACATGGGTGTTGCGTGTTACTTTGACAACATTAGACTGGCTAAATGGGCAGACATGCTGTTCCTGTGTGTCTTGCCCTGTCAGCTAGCTCAAGTCTGCACAGACATCGGCTGTCATCTGTCTTCAGGCTGTCTGGTGTACTGcttcacctcagcagtgccactcAACAG gcttgCTGTGCTCCTTAACCACAGTTCTGTTATCAAACCTCAGTATGAGTTTGTGGCTTGTGATGATGTCAGTAGAATTTGGCTTCTTCACGATCAGGTGACCGCAGCTTTACAGGATAAAGAAGTGATTTGTGCCTCAGATCCTCTTTCAATGAATG gtggcctcttcctggatCAGAGATGGCTATCTGCTGTGCTCTACAGTCTCCTCAACATGTGCACGGCTCAGAAGCTGGGCTCCGGAAAGACTCTTCGGCTGCTGAACGGGCTGTTCGAGACAAACACATTCACTTATCACAGTTTTGTTCATTCACCCAGTGCATCTGATCTCAATAACCCTGATGA CCTTTTCCCGTGGATCAGTTTGGTTGGTGCACAAACTAGAGACACTCCATTGACTGATTTGGTGTCGAGAGATAAAGGTTTGCGAGACTGCATTTCAGTTATGTACTACAATATATTCTCAAACTTAGCAGAAAGATAA
- the ttbk2a gene encoding tau-tubulin kinase 2 isoform X2, with amino-acid sequence MSAGQEQTDILSAGILVKDRWKVLKKIGGGGFGEIYEALDLMNCISVALKAESAQQPKQVLKMEVAVLKKLQGKDHVCRFVGCGRNDRFNYVVMELQGRNLADLRRSMNRGTFTVSATLRLGLQMLEAIESIHSVGFLHRDIKPSNFAMGQFPSTCRTCYMLDFGLARQFTNSCQEVRPPRPVAGFRGTVRYASVNAHKNKEMGRHDDLWSLFYMLVEFLVGQLPWRKIKDKEQVGKLKETYDHRLMLKHLPPEFSVFLEHISNLDYFTKPDYQLLRTVFENSMRTYNVLENDPYDWEKMSSDSPLTITAAANTPQHHTRLTPAQMGIVNASQLPGDLKENTDEVLQDEQLSDGDNARPENLPGSPNLPLRNQETDVWEGLDRNRNQICPAVWKMGTDDEHSNQGNQSPHAGPSIGSPVRIRSEVVPSDRDTPLLRKLRNIHSFELEKRLTLEPKPNTERFVEACSGKQPPGTAGHTERVWHYDEEFRSGGGSPKPASPGSPEQGDGAANSGFVALNLSSGLQDVELHDWVMVEKGSDLPVFKEAAGSSPSREPKLTSSPSDECEEEPEVLQPMDESPDKESTPSPVHVGAHRPHTVQGPQRMDRLELSVFPTAGGPPVTPTSPGEALAEGALTQLTAQRPSVLSSQSASDVRRDTENGNNEMHPHDNTADINSPQEQVAFQPTSPSNVEGDPLLNGNGSLKPSSPVPNLVPSPCTPPSQRSPVLMNGCLTPPSDTQRDGNEQPPKLKDPKRESPIIKRSVEHNQCTLEEGKEDAPSRNGTSSPVSAPKQDPSRRHSRIPVLEPSSLLDPPTGSAKEKLLQRRVHQIPISPSGSPSLSSDRRVIVAAVQRDQISSVSSERSQDEESLLGSRSDHHGDDAPSLSSSSSPLLRKSKIPRPITPTTSTEAVTEHFMPRPPSGKPPSRSTMDGRLRRYRIRAGSTGDSDLLTCLAQLMHTRSPCDSPHPSCSSPQHMSTRHAFSGRPAAHHLHQRSSSASPRSSSSLQRSVSSSPSRHEHRGGCLGRSRSPPSSSGSPPLRRSHPHTQEGGCGRQAHSVTVHIQRGKAGIREVRCSNKLSR; translated from the exons ATGAGCGCAGGGCAGGAGCAGACAGACATCCTGTCAGCAGGCATTCTGGTGAAGGACCGATGGAAAGTA CTGAAGAAAATTGGCGGTGGAGGTTTTGGCGAGATCTACGAGGCCCTGGACCTGATGAACTGCATCAGTGTGGCTCTGAAAGCAGAGTCCGCTCAACAACCCAAACAGGTTCTGAAGATGGAGGTGGCGGTGCTGAAGAAACTACAAG GAAAAGATCACGTTTGTCGGTTTGTTGGATGTGGCCGCAACGATCGCTTTAACTATGTTGTCATGGAGCTTCAG GGCCGTAATTTAGCGGATCTGAGGAGGAGCATGAACCGGGGCACTTTCACAGTCAGCGCTACACTAAGACTGGGTCTGCAGATGCTGGAGGCCATTGAGAGCATCCACTCTGTTGGCTTTTTACACCGTGACATCAAACCG TCCAACTTTGCCATGGGTCAATTTCCTAGCACATGTCGAACTTGCTACATGTTAGATTTTGGTTTGGCGCGCCAATTTACAAACTCCTGCCAAGAAGTCAGACCG CCCCGTCCTGTTGCAGGGTTTAGGGGTACAGTACGATACGCCTCAGTCAATGCCCATAAGAACAAG GAAATGGGAAGACATGATGACTTGTGGTCTTTGTTCTACATGCTGGTGGAGTTCTTGGTTGGGCAGCTCCCCTGGAGGAAGATAAAAGACAAG GAGCAAGTGGGGAAGTTAAAAGAGACATACGATCATCGGCTCATGTTGAAACACCTGCCCCCAGAATTCAGTGTTTTCCTGGAGCACATCAGCAATTTGGACTACTTTACCAAACCTGACTACCAG CTTCTGAGGACCGTTTTTGAGAATAGCATGAGAACCTACAATGTACTGGAAAATGACCCGTATGATTGGGAAAAGATGAGCTCAGATAGCCCACTGACAATCACCGCTGCAGCAAACACGCCACAGCACCATACGCGCCTCACACCAGCTCAGATGGG CATTGTGAATGCCTCACAGCTGCCTGGAGATCTGAAGGAGAACACAGATGAAGTTCTGCAAGATGAGCAGCTCAGTGATGGGGACAATGCTCGGCCCGAGAACCTGCCTGGATCTCCGAACCTTCCTCTCAGGAACCAGGAGACTGATGTCTGGGAGGGCCTGGACCGCAACCGGAACCAAATCTGTCCTGCTGTCTGGAAG ATGGGAACCGATGATGAGCATAGCAACCAAGGCAATCAAAGCCCCCATGCCGGGCCTAGCATTGGCTCACCAGTGCGAATCCGGTCAGAGGTGGTGCCCTCAGATAGAGATACTCCTCTTCTGAGGAAACTGCGCAACATCCATAGCTTTGAGCTGGAGAAGAGACTAACTTTGGAGCCCAAACCCAACACTGAGCGGTTTGTAGAGGCCTG TTCTGGCAAGCAGCCACCTGGTACGGCAGGTCACACAGAGCGTGTTTGGCATTATGACGAGGAATTCCGCTCTGGTGGTGGCTCGCCCAAGCCTGCTTCACCGGGATCTCCTGAACAGGGCGACGGTGCAGCTAACAGTGGCTTTGTTGCTCTAAACCTGAGCTCAGGCCTACAAGATGTTGAGTTGCATGATTGGGTGATGGTAGAGAAAGGCTCTGACCTGCCGGTCTTCAAAGAGGCAGCAGGAAGTAGCCCAAGTCGTGAGCCTAAACTCACTAGTAGCCCATCTGATGAGTGTGAAGAGGAGCCAGAAGTTTTGCAGCCAATGGATGAATCACCAGATAAAGAATCCACTCCTAGTCCCGTACATGTAGGTGCCCACAGACCTCACACAGTCCAGGGCCCACAAAGGATGGATCGGTTGGAGCTCAGTGTATTTCCCACTGCTGGTGGACCTCCTGTTACCCCGACCAGCCCTGGTGAGGCACTGGCTGAAGGAGCACTCACACAG CTGACAGCTCAGCGTCCCTCTGTTCTGTCCTCCCAGTCTGCATCTGACGTGAGACGTGATACTGAAAATGGCAACAATGAGATGCATCCACATGACAACACAGCTGACATCAACTCCCCACAGGAGCAGGTTGCCTTCCAGCCCACCAGCCCCTCTAATGTTGAGGGGGATCCTTTGCTAAATGGGAATGGCTCTCTGAAACCTTCAAGCCCAGTGCCAAACCTGGTCCCATCTCCATGCACACCTCCCTCTCAGCGTAGCCCAGTTCTCATGAATGGCTGTCTAACACCTCcttcagacacacagagagatggCAACGAGCAGCCTCCAAAGCTAAAAGACCCCAAGAGGGAGTCTCCCATCATTAAACGCTCTGTCGAACACAACCAGTGCACTCTGGAGGAGGGAAAGGAAGATGCTCCTTCCAGAAACGGCACTTCTTCTCCAGTTTCTGCTCCCAAACAAGACCCCAGTCGTCGGCACAGCCGTATCCCAGTGTTAGAACCATCTAGCCTACTAGATCCACCGACTGGATCTGCTAAAGAGAAGTTGCTGCAGAGGAGGGTTCACCAGATTCCTATTTCACCCTCCGGTTCCCCATCATTATCCTCTGACAGGCGTGTAATCGTGGCTGCCGTGCAGCGGGACCAGATTTCTTCTGTCTCTTCTGAACGCTCTCAAGATGAAGAATCACTTCTGGGTTCTCGTTCTGATCATCATGGAGATGATGCTCCTTCACTGTCCTCATCCTCTAGTCCACTTTTACGGAAGAGCAAGATACCACGCCCAATCACACCCACAACGAGCACGGAAGCCGTTACTGAACACTTCATGCCCCGTCCACCATCAGGAAAACCTCCTAGCCGCTCCACAATGGATGGAAG GCTAAGGCGGTACAGGATTCGAGCCGGCAGCACCGGTGACTCAGATCTGCTGACCTGTCTGGCCCAGCTAATGCACACCAGGTCGCCCTGTGACTCTCCACACCCCAGCTGCTCCTCTCCCCAGCACATGAGCACCAGGCACGCGTTCAGCGGTCGCCCGGCTGCTCACCACCTCCACCAGCGCAGCTCTAGCGCCTCCCCCCGCAGCTCCTCCTCACTACAGCGCTCCGTCAGCTCTTCCCCGTCCCGCCACGAGCACCGTGGGGGCTGTCTGGGCCGGAGCCGTTCTCCTCCCAGTTCATCGGGCTCACCTCCTCTGCGCCGCTCTCATCCTCACACGCAGGAAGGAGGCTGTGGGAGACAGGCCCACTCTGTCACCGTACACATCCAGCGGGGCAAAGCCGGCATCCGTGAGGTCAGGTGCTCAAACAAGCTGAGCAGATAG
- the ttbk2a gene encoding tau-tubulin kinase 2 isoform X1 has protein sequence MSAGQEQTDILSAGILVKDRWKVLKKIGGGGFGEIYEALDLMNCISVALKAESAQQPKQVLKMEVAVLKKLQGKDHVCRFVGCGRNDRFNYVVMELQGRNLADLRRSMNRGTFTVSATLRLGLQMLEAIESIHSVGFLHRDIKPSNFAMGQFPSTCRTCYMLDFGLARQFTNSCQEVRPPRPVAGFRGTVRYASVNAHKNKEMGRHDDLWSLFYMLVEFLVGQLPWRKIKDKEQVGKLKETYDHRLMLKHLPPEFSVFLEHISNLDYFTKPDYQLLRTVFENSMRTYNVLENDPYDWEKMSSDSPLTITAAANTPQHHTRLTPAQMGIVNASQLPGDLKENTDEVLQDEQLSDGDNARPENLPGSPNLPLRNQETDVWEGLDRNRNQICPAVWKMGTDDEHSNQGNQSPHAGPSIGSPVRIRSEVVPSDRDTPLLRKLRNIHSFELEKRLTLEPKPNTERFVEACSGKQPPGTAGHTERVWHYDEEFRSGGGSPKPASPGSPEQGDGAANSGFVALNLSSGLQDVELHDWVMVEKGSDLPVFKEAAGSSPSREPKLTSSPSDECEEEPEVLQPMDESPDKESTPSPVHVGAHRPHTVQGPQRMDRLELSVFPTAGGPPVTPTSPGEALAEGALTQLPTSPASQPEELVARTCSPLLLRSPSPLTFLTTLSDPLHQRAPPGIQRSQSADHPSSSTSSCHAWLPLPSQPRAAQSPGRRKLPAIPATAANTKFPSVIRITRAQLQQLTAQRPSVLSSQSASDVRRDTENGNNEMHPHDNTADINSPQEQVAFQPTSPSNVEGDPLLNGNGSLKPSSPVPNLVPSPCTPPSQRSPVLMNGCLTPPSDTQRDGNEQPPKLKDPKRESPIIKRSVEHNQCTLEEGKEDAPSRNGTSSPVSAPKQDPSRRHSRIPVLEPSSLLDPPTGSAKEKLLQRRVHQIPISPSGSPSLSSDRRVIVAAVQRDQISSVSSERSQDEESLLGSRSDHHGDDAPSLSSSSSPLLRKSKIPRPITPTTSTEAVTEHFMPRPPSGKPPSRSTMDGRLRRYRIRAGSTGDSDLLTCLAQLMHTRSPCDSPHPSCSSPQHMSTRHAFSGRPAAHHLHQRSSSASPRSSSSLQRSVSSSPSRHEHRGGCLGRSRSPPSSSGSPPLRRSHPHTQEGGCGRQAHSVTVHIQRGKAGIREVRCSNKLSR, from the exons ATGAGCGCAGGGCAGGAGCAGACAGACATCCTGTCAGCAGGCATTCTGGTGAAGGACCGATGGAAAGTA CTGAAGAAAATTGGCGGTGGAGGTTTTGGCGAGATCTACGAGGCCCTGGACCTGATGAACTGCATCAGTGTGGCTCTGAAAGCAGAGTCCGCTCAACAACCCAAACAGGTTCTGAAGATGGAGGTGGCGGTGCTGAAGAAACTACAAG GAAAAGATCACGTTTGTCGGTTTGTTGGATGTGGCCGCAACGATCGCTTTAACTATGTTGTCATGGAGCTTCAG GGCCGTAATTTAGCGGATCTGAGGAGGAGCATGAACCGGGGCACTTTCACAGTCAGCGCTACACTAAGACTGGGTCTGCAGATGCTGGAGGCCATTGAGAGCATCCACTCTGTTGGCTTTTTACACCGTGACATCAAACCG TCCAACTTTGCCATGGGTCAATTTCCTAGCACATGTCGAACTTGCTACATGTTAGATTTTGGTTTGGCGCGCCAATTTACAAACTCCTGCCAAGAAGTCAGACCG CCCCGTCCTGTTGCAGGGTTTAGGGGTACAGTACGATACGCCTCAGTCAATGCCCATAAGAACAAG GAAATGGGAAGACATGATGACTTGTGGTCTTTGTTCTACATGCTGGTGGAGTTCTTGGTTGGGCAGCTCCCCTGGAGGAAGATAAAAGACAAG GAGCAAGTGGGGAAGTTAAAAGAGACATACGATCATCGGCTCATGTTGAAACACCTGCCCCCAGAATTCAGTGTTTTCCTGGAGCACATCAGCAATTTGGACTACTTTACCAAACCTGACTACCAG CTTCTGAGGACCGTTTTTGAGAATAGCATGAGAACCTACAATGTACTGGAAAATGACCCGTATGATTGGGAAAAGATGAGCTCAGATAGCCCACTGACAATCACCGCTGCAGCAAACACGCCACAGCACCATACGCGCCTCACACCAGCTCAGATGGG CATTGTGAATGCCTCACAGCTGCCTGGAGATCTGAAGGAGAACACAGATGAAGTTCTGCAAGATGAGCAGCTCAGTGATGGGGACAATGCTCGGCCCGAGAACCTGCCTGGATCTCCGAACCTTCCTCTCAGGAACCAGGAGACTGATGTCTGGGAGGGCCTGGACCGCAACCGGAACCAAATCTGTCCTGCTGTCTGGAAG ATGGGAACCGATGATGAGCATAGCAACCAAGGCAATCAAAGCCCCCATGCCGGGCCTAGCATTGGCTCACCAGTGCGAATCCGGTCAGAGGTGGTGCCCTCAGATAGAGATACTCCTCTTCTGAGGAAACTGCGCAACATCCATAGCTTTGAGCTGGAGAAGAGACTAACTTTGGAGCCCAAACCCAACACTGAGCGGTTTGTAGAGGCCTG TTCTGGCAAGCAGCCACCTGGTACGGCAGGTCACACAGAGCGTGTTTGGCATTATGACGAGGAATTCCGCTCTGGTGGTGGCTCGCCCAAGCCTGCTTCACCGGGATCTCCTGAACAGGGCGACGGTGCAGCTAACAGTGGCTTTGTTGCTCTAAACCTGAGCTCAGGCCTACAAGATGTTGAGTTGCATGATTGGGTGATGGTAGAGAAAGGCTCTGACCTGCCGGTCTTCAAAGAGGCAGCAGGAAGTAGCCCAAGTCGTGAGCCTAAACTCACTAGTAGCCCATCTGATGAGTGTGAAGAGGAGCCAGAAGTTTTGCAGCCAATGGATGAATCACCAGATAAAGAATCCACTCCTAGTCCCGTACATGTAGGTGCCCACAGACCTCACACAGTCCAGGGCCCACAAAGGATGGATCGGTTGGAGCTCAGTGTATTTCCCACTGCTGGTGGACCTCCTGTTACCCCGACCAGCCCTGGTGAGGCACTGGCTGAAGGAGCACTCACACAG CTGCCCACCTCTCCTGCGTCCCAACCTGAGGAGCTTGTGGCAAGGACGTGCAGCCCCCTGCTCCTGCGCTCCCCTAGCCCGCTCACCTTCCTGACCACCCTGTCGGACCCCCTCCACCAGCGCGCCCCGCCTGGGATTCAGCGCAGCCAATCTGCAGACCACCCTTCCTCATCCACTTCCTCTTGCCATGCCTGGCTGCCACTACCTTCCCAGCCCCGTGCTGCCCAATCGCCTGGACGCAGGAAACTTCCTGCCATTCCAGCGACTGCTGCAAATACCAAGTTCCCCTCAGTCATACGAATCACCCGCGCTCAGCTTCAGCAG CTGACAGCTCAGCGTCCCTCTGTTCTGTCCTCCCAGTCTGCATCTGACGTGAGACGTGATACTGAAAATGGCAACAATGAGATGCATCCACATGACAACACAGCTGACATCAACTCCCCACAGGAGCAGGTTGCCTTCCAGCCCACCAGCCCCTCTAATGTTGAGGGGGATCCTTTGCTAAATGGGAATGGCTCTCTGAAACCTTCAAGCCCAGTGCCAAACCTGGTCCCATCTCCATGCACACCTCCCTCTCAGCGTAGCCCAGTTCTCATGAATGGCTGTCTAACACCTCcttcagacacacagagagatggCAACGAGCAGCCTCCAAAGCTAAAAGACCCCAAGAGGGAGTCTCCCATCATTAAACGCTCTGTCGAACACAACCAGTGCACTCTGGAGGAGGGAAAGGAAGATGCTCCTTCCAGAAACGGCACTTCTTCTCCAGTTTCTGCTCCCAAACAAGACCCCAGTCGTCGGCACAGCCGTATCCCAGTGTTAGAACCATCTAGCCTACTAGATCCACCGACTGGATCTGCTAAAGAGAAGTTGCTGCAGAGGAGGGTTCACCAGATTCCTATTTCACCCTCCGGTTCCCCATCATTATCCTCTGACAGGCGTGTAATCGTGGCTGCCGTGCAGCGGGACCAGATTTCTTCTGTCTCTTCTGAACGCTCTCAAGATGAAGAATCACTTCTGGGTTCTCGTTCTGATCATCATGGAGATGATGCTCCTTCACTGTCCTCATCCTCTAGTCCACTTTTACGGAAGAGCAAGATACCACGCCCAATCACACCCACAACGAGCACGGAAGCCGTTACTGAACACTTCATGCCCCGTCCACCATCAGGAAAACCTCCTAGCCGCTCCACAATGGATGGAAG GCTAAGGCGGTACAGGATTCGAGCCGGCAGCACCGGTGACTCAGATCTGCTGACCTGTCTGGCCCAGCTAATGCACACCAGGTCGCCCTGTGACTCTCCACACCCCAGCTGCTCCTCTCCCCAGCACATGAGCACCAGGCACGCGTTCAGCGGTCGCCCGGCTGCTCACCACCTCCACCAGCGCAGCTCTAGCGCCTCCCCCCGCAGCTCCTCCTCACTACAGCGCTCCGTCAGCTCTTCCCCGTCCCGCCACGAGCACCGTGGGGGCTGTCTGGGCCGGAGCCGTTCTCCTCCCAGTTCATCGGGCTCACCTCCTCTGCGCCGCTCTCATCCTCACACGCAGGAAGGAGGCTGTGGGAGACAGGCCCACTCTGTCACCGTACACATCCAGCGGGGCAAAGCCGGCATCCGTGAGGTCAGGTGCTCAAACAAGCTGAGCAGATAG